Part of the Pieris brassicae chromosome 11, ilPieBrab1.1, whole genome shotgun sequence genome, aaatttatttatttcttaaatgtatATCTACATAAACAGgtctatttttgtattataatgataattatatattaacgcATCAGTTAGTGATAATACGCATACAAACAATCGTTACTATtcgtttaattaaacaaatttaatgtccattgaaaatttaaaactgtaactgtatagttaaattttgactttaTAGTAAGGAGACTACAGTTTCCCGCCGAATTACGCCATCGTGTAGTACGTAACTACTTTTCAACCAGTAATATAACGTTATGATAATAATGTCTCAtagcttaaaataattactttaccTATGTTTTGGAATCTATAATGACACATTGTTGAAAGCATCATGTACAATTTAGCTTTTTATTTGAAGGTTGCATGGATAATAGTATTAGTCCcactaaagtaaaaaaaatcgtgactacaatactataataaatataaagttttaataaaggtTACCATTTCTTTCTCTCTGAACATAAATCTATATCTACTAATGCCGTAAAGTAATTCTTTTGAAAAAGTAGACAGggataatcatttatttattataatatcgaCACTTTcgtaattgttaattatgaGCAAGTCTGTCCCAATTCTCAGTCTAGAGATCTTCAAATTGAGCATGAGATCTATATCGCCgagtaaagtttttttttaaattatggaaatagttttaactttatgccagtttcaagtagaAGGTTGGAAAACTACACGCGAGAAAAAGTAAACAAAGAAACAAAGGGATCCGAGTAAAGTTTCGTATTATTACGATATATATTAGTCCAGTCTTTATAGTAAGTTCTCCTCGGAATTCGAGATACCCAACTGTAAGTCTGTAAATACTTGTATATTGACACCCTGAAAGTTGTCTCAAAACCTACATATGGTAGGGTGTACGCAACTATTAAATTTCAAGGTCAAAGGTCACAATAATCGGTTTTTTGCgctttttttgtaaatgtctCATTTCCTATGGGTTTTTtgctatttgtattttttatcaatattgtagaattgtttaaattttcgcGCGGTCACAGGATCACTTCAGGTCAACCGGTGCCTCCGGTCGAAAACGCGCCATATATTACATACGTTGATGAAGTATCAATATTTGtcaactattatattatattttattatctctaaatctatatatatattcaataataaaagctAAAGAGCAGCAGAGAAGAACTTATGCACTTTCAAAAACGTATGAAGTTTCGATGAAACAATTGTTGTACCAGTTACTCaagaaaaaatcttattaaatagaaataacaaaGATATGTTCATTAATATGTTAATTGAAACATTACAAGCTGCAAATATTACTACAAAACAAGCCAGAGATGATGCGAATGTTCTTTTTGTTGTAACTGCAATTGAAGAATTAAAGTCTGATTCTTACCTAATTTAAGCTTAAATGACTGGAGTATAGAGGCTAATGAAAGaagataattgaattatttgaaaactttCAGATGGCAACACAGAATGTCATTGTCAATTTCTCAATATGGCTGTTGTCAAACATtcgttatgttttattttcttcttattttcatttacgtgtttaaatagtaaatataagtaaatataaaagtggAGTTTGAGAGATATTGTTCTGCATGATATCcaaattccaaaaaaaaagGCTGAATGCTACCAAAACAAGATTGTTTACGTGTGGTGTTGAATTTCTTAGGTTAGTATGATTTATTATCTTGATACTTCATGCAAttactcatttttatttctcttatatattttttccaaataGTTAACAGGTATAATAGCctaaactttgttttatttgatagaATATTTCGTTTCTTTCGCAGGAAATCTGGAGATGTAGAAGGAGTCGATGCAATAGTGAGAACTATTGGTAAGCTCACTGATTTAGATCAGAAAGATAGAATAAAATCCCAGAACCAGTACTTTCCATCACtggtaaaattttcaatacttTTCAAGTAgatttgaaatgaaatgtgTGTGGTAATAccttttcattgttttttccAGGTGTAAGTGTAATATCAATAcacagaataaaaaaagaagGGGCAACAAATCCAGGTGTCTGGAATACACCTGGAAAAAAACAACCTCATAAACCAACAGTGTCTCATTTGAACGATTTTAACATGAATGCTATTCGCAACAAgattaatgaatattatattgttagaaAACAAGTTCCAACATTGAGAACACTTTTGCTGGAACTAAGAGAAAGCATAGGAATTACTGGATGTCAGGAAACTCTTCGCCGAATATTATTGGCTAATGGCTatgaatttaagaaaaacaaaaatgatcGTTCTTTGTTAATTGAGCGCAATGACATATCTGCCTGATGTTACTATTTAAGATCTATCTCGTTGAAACGTGCAGAACGAAagccaattatttatttagatgaaACTTATGTCCATAACTACAAGCCCAAAAAATCGGGGCAAGGTCCCTCTACAAGTGGtgctattgaaaatatttcatctgGAGAAaggtacataattatacaagcAGGGTCGGAGAAAGGTCCTGTGCCGaactcattattattatttagcacTAAATCAAAAATGGCTGATTTGTCACCATGATATTAATGCTGCCAACTTCAATAAGTGGTTAGAAGATAAGCTTCTACCCAATTTAAATGAGCCAAGTGTAATTGTTTTGGACAACGCCAGTTACcattctattatataaatctgttatagtaaataaagCCCCTACGACACATAATCGCAAACATGAGATAAGAGAATGgcttactttaaataatattcaatttgaaGAGTACCATACGAAAGCAGAACTAGTAAAACCGTATAAACCAGAGCCAATGTATGAAGCCTACGAAATTTTAAAGCACAATGGTCATGAGGTATTGAGACTACCTCCAGGGAACATTTAGAAAGTTTCATAATCAATGTGAGAGACAGTGATAACAGCAATGACTCTGATGAATCtatgcaaatttattttttggatTCTGATTTTGATTATTCCGAATAAAgttgtgttttataataaatatatttttagttttccaTGCAATGCTAGTCATTTTAAGTATCTATAGTAAAAGACTAAATACgtatagtatttaatttcatagaaaTACAGTTACTatcaatgtaaaaaataataaaataaaattaagtatcAAGAAAgtttaatctataaaataaatcaaacattTAGGGATACCatacttattttttgtgaatttgCCGCGCTTTTTCGTTATCTTCTTTCATTAGCCAGACTACATGCTTGACTAGGCCTGGCAATATACTTGCATGTTTACTCTGTGCATTAGTAATCGTTTCTCAAGCCTACTTTCATAGTCTGTGGTTTATATACTCTTTGGTTGTAACTTcaacaatttcaaattttagtAATCAATTTTGCAGTTTGCTGAATTCAATGAGCTCAATTATTCTTTTCGAAGAGGCTTCCATTCTGAATTTTTAGTATTCTTTAGTAAACTAGTGAGATACAATTTTACTAGTCAAAACCGTATTGCAGTGAAACTCTGTGAACAATAGAATTTTGCTGAAATAAGAAAAGTGACACATTGAATTGGCATAACCGCGTGTAGGTTATAAAGTAcgctttaatttttaatttttgttgaatctttgtttaaaaaaagttaaaatggaAAGCATGGACGTCGCACAAGAAGGAGCATCTGCAACCTCTACACCAGTGCAAGAAAATGGtaggttttaattttaaaaattcaaaaagcCGGGTATTGAAATCACTAAAACGTGTTCTTTTGTTGAATAAGTTTTTCAGGTTTAATCAAGTTTATGATTTTTAGGCCCAGACAAAAATGTTACAGCTGAAGAGATGACATCGAGGGACTACTATTTTGATTCATACGCGCATTTTGGTATACACGAGGAAATGTTGAAAGACGAAGTGCGGACTCTTACCTATCGAAATGCTATGTACCATAATAGGCACCTATTCAAAGGAAaagtaagaaattaatattattgtggtattgttacttataaaactgttcaattttttttacaggttATCATACTACATAAGCTACCACTATAAACATTAATCAAACATCTAATatggtataaatatttttgttttagacGGTACTTGACATTGGATGTGGTACGGGAATTCTCTCCATGTTTGCAGCAAAAGCAGGCGCATCCAAAGTGTTTGCCATAGAGTGCTCCAATATTGTAGATTATGCCCGAAAAATTGTTGAGGCAAACAGACTTGATGATGtcatagaaattattaaaggAAAGGTAAAACATTGGGCTCTTTTTGTATGttgcatatttttaacattggCCCAATACATTAACACAATACCTACGACTCTTCAAATCATATTTAgctgaataatttaaattttaagtaatgtgtgaagttattacaaattttcatCTGTTAAGTAACTTACACCCTTGTTTTAGGTGGAGGAAGTGGAACTTCCAGTTGAAAAAGTTGATATCATAATTTCTGAATGGATGGGTTATTGTCTCTTCTATGAGAGCATGCTGGACACAGTTCTTTACGCTCGGGACAAATGGCTAAGGGAGGATGGTATGCTCTTTCCTGACAGGTGATTAtgaatttattctaaatttaaatttgaaagacTGGTTAGTGTTgccatttttttctatatactatcaataattaataaaatgtgttttctaaTGCCTTTACTACAACTGTAATGTTCATTAATAGGTgcacattatttatttgtggtATTGAGGACCGTCAGTACAAAGACGAAAAGATTAACTGGTGGGATGATGTCTATGGCTTTGACATGTCTTCTATCAGAAAGGTGGCTATTTCTGAACCACTTGTTGATGTTGTTGATGCTAAACAGGTTTGTCAATAAACAActttagatataatatatttcaatgaaattataatattgtagcTCCTTAATTTATTGTAGTCCATATGTCATTCAATGAATCGCTAtttgttagtaaaaaatatgactgcaaagaaaacatacaatttCAGTGGGTTGTGAAGGaagaacaatttttaaacttaatattattatttttaaaattttgttgttaattttgaattcatTGTTTTCCCAGGTGGTCACAAACTCTTGTATGTTGAAAGAGATAGACTTATATGTTGTCAAGAAAGAAGATCTTAACTTTGAAGCAAAGTTCCATCTTCAGGtgagaaataaatatgattaatatGAGCAATAATTTTGTTGTGATTGGTTTAATTCTTTCATTTAAAAGTCCCTATATATAGTAGAAAACGTTTATGTCAGTAATCTTTTGGAAGACAAGTAATCAGCACAATTTTACTGAAACTTCTCTATAGGATTCTGTTCAGACCGCTCCTCATAAACATCTAAATGAGAGAAGTATTTGCTGGTGGTCAAGTCTCAAGttgtaatagaaaattttGGGCAAAAGTATACTATACTGGTGTTTGATTTTAGGTTCGTCGTAATGATTTTATTCAAGCTTTGGTGACATTCTTTAATGTGGAGTTTACAAAATCTCATAAACGTTTGGGCTTTAGTACTGCCCCTGAGGCACCCTACACACACTGGAAACAGACCGTTTTCTACTTTGATGAATATATGACTGTGAGTATCTACtagataatttgtataaaaatggtCATCTTGTtgacatattttatgttttttgcaatatacttttatttactaatttagtttttgtaactTTGTAGCACTTGCGTAACTGATATCCTACAATCACATGTGCTTGTACTCCAATACAAACAGTTCTGTAAACTGTTACACAAAATTGgtgcaaaaaaaattgtacatcAACATAGTTTGTGCCAACCTAAGAGAAATTCTAGcaaaattgttaaatgtacTAGAAGAAATGTAGTAAATGTAGTAGAAGAAGTAGATGTGTTTTAAACACTGTTTAAAATACATCTACTTCTGTATAAAGCGTTGGAGGAATGTATTATATCTTACGGTTTATCCAGCTATGGAATAACCGGTAAAACCAATCTTGTCTATATAATCGCCATACAACCAagaatttataagaaataggaCTATGACTAAcctaaaatatcaaaacagaCTATCGCAAGTTATTTGCGCTGTGTAGAATTGTAcacatacacaaaaaaattgaaactactaaacaaaaaaaaatattttacaataaatgtataaaactgtttaattgACTCTTtaccaaaataattacacgaaaaactgaaaaaaatgtcaaatattatcttaaaaacTTCTACATTGATCAAAGTAAAAaacttcttttaaattatacttttctACTTGTACAAAGATAAAGACACCTGTACCTCGACACTTGGCACGGCGTCTAACCATTTATCATGCcacatctattttttttaatattttatgtcaaatttaAAGTGATAGAGATGACTAATTATCAATTCATGtagttaattttgtttttaagtatgATAATAGTATTGTAATGAATGTTGGGGCTGGAGAAATTGTGGCCCAACTGGCACacagccaccgttacataaattctgtattttgttaaaaataaatagattaaataaataaataacaaatattaacacTGAAAAAgcttctatttattaaaatgtataaataatctcaagagatatattatttacatttcaggTGAAAAAGGGTGAAGAAATAGTAGGCACTTTTGGTATGCGTCAAAATGCGAGGAACAACCGAGACCTCGACTTCGAACTTGAAATTTCATTCAAGGGCGAGCTTTGCCAGGTGCAAGAAAAGAATCACTACCGGATGCGTTGATACCTACACATTTCCTTGTGGTACTCACTTATGTTTTGCAACTTTCCATTTCGTCGTGTTATCGtcaatttgttttctttttaactcTGGCAGTTTTTGTACTAGTTTACTTTTAACAGCTTTAAGTGACCTGAGGAATCATTTATTCTTTTAtcgatatttttctttattaatatgaatgaTCATTATTTCTAAAGTGTAATTGGGAtgtttcaaagtaaaattttgatttgtaGTTTTTTAGTCATATATCTGTTCTACtctttactaatatttttccaCGGAGAGGCAaacataagtttaaaattaggtATGTCACTTTATTTAAGGTAGCTGTAAGTcgtattagttttatattctCATGTTAAGatttcaaaatacaatttctgtGATGACAATTTTTTAAGTTCTTAAACATTAAGTTTGAGTTTAAAATTCATGTTTTAAGCAAGAGATGTGCAGAGTTAAACAGCCTTTGTTCAGTATTGTCTTGATCAAAATGCaagtatatttgtttgtatattaaaattgtagcAAGAATTTAATGGGTTTACAGGCAGGATTTAATATAACAGTGAAGAATATTGAATGATCTTCAAGCtaaacaatttaaagaaaatcttatatattttgtttgtaatttttattaagtgtTCCGAATGTTTATCTGTACTCAGTGTGTAGAATGAATGGGTAAGAtgagtaaaataatatgcggtaaatatttgttttatttctgtaCTTCCAACACTTTCCATACAATTATGTTCATAGGTagaaaatttcttttaacacatctatattttaatcacaTGAGTAATCagttgatttatttcaaagcttatgttaaattaagaattctatatttatatctatctTCTGTTTCTGCAAGGATTGATGTCTATTTGATTAAGTTAAGTGTGGTTAATCACTTAtctttttttgtagataggtacattaataattgtaaataatatgtagCATCAAATTGCCATTTTAGATTGTTAAGAACAGCCCAATATTCAGTCAAATTGCTTTGATATATGAATCTTCTTAAACCACTACTGGTACAGCAGCTACAGGAACAACTGGTGCCACAGCACTTTTCTGAAGATCGACACAGCAGCAGTTGGTGATGAGATGGTATTCTTGACAAGAGTTGGCGTGAAGGAAATTGCAGTTCGTTTTACGGCAGGAGAATGGTAAatcttaaaatgttataaaagttCAACTCATATATCCTTTACAGTGATAGATTCATATCATggacttataaaataatttattgattaaaacagACAATCATATGTTCATTGGGTTAGTATTGTGCcagttaaattattgaattaaatattaaattggtaCCAAAGTACTTCTGCAAAGTAACAGACATGTAAAGGTAAAGGCGTAATGAGTGATGTTGAAAAACTCACATGCTTGATTTTCGCAACAGCAAGAGTCATGGGTTTGTTTATGAGAGCAGTAACTGTAGACTGACGAGTCACATAACGGGCACCCAGGATGGGCACCTGGCGGGCCATCTTGACCCGGATAGTGGTTGCCAGGATATTGACCTGGGTATTGGTTGCCCGGATATTGCCCTGGATACTGGTTACCCGGAAATTGTCCCGGATACTGGTTACCCGGATATTGCCCCGGTCCAGTTGGATATTGTCCGGGGTACTGCCCATATTGACCGTAGCCAACTCCTATCAAATAGTTCCATATGTCATTTAGTCCGAAACCTGGTAATGAGATGATGGGTTAACGATGATAATGATGGTTAGTCTCGACTGTGATGGTGAAGGGTAATATGGCAACCTCGGAATCCCAAAAACCAGCTTACCTACTGCGCCTGACAATACTGAAGATAggttattatttgaaaataagtaAAGAACATACAACATAAGTACATATAAcgtataaatttgtaaaaaggtttttcacaaatttatttgaaaaatatatgttttattaaaagcgGTATGTAAGTAGTATGAATATGCATAGATATTATGCCCAATACCTAGGATGGTAATATGAACATGAAGCGAAATTTTggggaatatttaaataacaactcgattgatataaataaatttggagTCAATTAATGATGCATGTAATGTTTATGATTTCATCTATTCCATCTGATCTGATAATAATGAAAGaaggttattaataataattaaacgtgTATTCACGTTATAATAGTTACCGTTTTTGGCTGTGCCTATTTGGTTTCTGCTAATTTCATAGTTACTGGGCCGAGCTcctgattatttaaattataaatagatatctgttatataatagataaatatataattgtatgattcaatattaaataactaacaatatttaatgcagaccattcaatatatattgtttaaaaaaacttaccattacAAGCAGACAGTAATGTAGATATGGTCAAAATAGTAATTAGACCATTCATTttcacaatttaataaattcaaacaaatgtCTGAACCGTTTCACGGATGAGAatcaaatgtaaatattgaaaaatgctGCTTAAGACTTCGTTAGAACTTGCTATACCAGTACAGTTACGAGAAaagtatacttttaaaatagtagCCACAACTTGTTTATCGAAAATAAACTGTATCAAATATAGAGGTAGgcatttaatttgaattgaaacattttttcggTTAGTTGTGACATTTATAAACGTACTTCGACCTAAACAGGTGTTAGTAAAATTTTGTCATCCTTTAAcatattatagattatatgATAAAAGATGTATTGATAAAGAATGTATTGcagtattgataaataaagtaaCCGAGTAAAAGGGTTCATGAGTAGAAAGGGTCAATAAGTAgtcctttaaaatatttatgtacctAAATCACTTACCAACTCAAGTGTACTTCAAGTGCAGTATTAATAGATCAAGGGTTAATGCAGCTGTACTGAGTTATCCTAATAGAGCCGTTCTCttgcaattatttataattaataatacttcgtacatattgttttgttaaatatctGTATACTTCCTAAaacccttttttatatttgaggATTTAGGAGAAAGGTTTCgctatcatatttaaaattgacaaTACGAGAACCTTTTAAACCATACttgaaaaaaatttagtaaTCGCAAAAATGCTGCATCGACCGCTGTTTTCATAGATATTTTATCCTAAATTTAGGAGACATATTTTCACACCAAACAGCACGCCTAGTCAGTTCTAGACATGTATAAAGGGattcttgtaaatattatacattttcacCTAGACTAAGTGGTTAATGTCAGGGTCCTGCGGTGCTTGACCCGATGTACCGTAACATGAAACCTGTTAATCGCAGATCGTTAAAGCCTGTGTTCAAGTTATcacgttttaaataagatatatacGATATGGTTTTATTCACAGAATTACATTCTTCAGATGAGACATGAAtcctaaatatattgaaaattaataatatacttaaattattacatattacactttaaatgttttattttaacacagTGTGTATGCTATTGTATgtcgtttttgtttttttacactttattgaatatatatatatatatatatatatatatatgttaggtccttacatatgaaaatggcgttttgtatgggaggaacaaaaagtcgaatatttttaaatataatatatttaattaatcaaagtatgaaccattgttatctatgcacttttgccatctcataggtagttcattgatccttttactaaaaaaaacgtaCGTctcagtcggacgggaatcaataaaatctgtgaaggcgatttggactgccccatcagagttaaattttttcccttgcaagaagttgtccaaatttcgaaaaaatggtaatctgcaAGCTATAAGCAAGGTCCGgagagtacggaggatgtcttagacattccaattgaagctcttctaatatGGTAGCcatctgttgtgcagtgtgtggtctagcgttgtcgtgaagtagcagtagcgtggagcgattgaccagcctaggttgtttagccgctagcttttccatcatggtttgcgattgctgacaatagacatcagccgtaatagtctggccagatttgagaaaactgcaatgaacaataccggcactagtccaccaaacgcttacaagtaacttttctggaagttaattttcgcttggggcaggatttgcgctgagcgcttccgattatcgtaaagaatccatttttcatcacaggttttgattcggtttaaaatattcattattgtgccggttcagtaatgtaacgcagtcgacgcgcgtttgccggtttgcttcagtcaatttgTGTGgtacctttcaagctttttaatcttcccaatttgcttcaagtgaattaaaacagttttatcaataacaccgc contains:
- the LOC123716168 gene encoding calcium-binding protein P-like yields the protein MNGLITILTISTLLSACNGARPSNYEISRNQIGTAKNGVGYGQYGQYPGQYPTGPGQYPGNQYPGQFPGNQYPGQYPGNQYPGQYPGNHYPGQDGPPGAHPGCPLCDSSVYSYCSHKQTHDSCCCENQAYLPFSCRKTNCNFLHANSCQEYHLITNCCCVDLQKSAVAPVVPVAAVPVVV
- the LOC123716167 gene encoding protein arginine N-methyltransferase 1 — encoded protein: MESMDVAQEGASATSTPVQENGPDKNVTAEEMTSRDYYFDSYAHFGIHEEMLKDEVRTLTYRNAMYHNRHLFKGKTVLDIGCGTGILSMFAAKAGASKVFAIECSNIVDYARKIVEANRLDDVIEIIKGKVEEVELPVEKVDIIISEWMGYCLFYESMLDTVLYARDKWLREDGMLFPDRCTLFICGIEDRQYKDEKINWWDDVYGFDMSSIRKVAISEPLVDVVDAKQVVTNSCMLKEIDLYVVKKEDLNFEAKFHLQVRRNDFIQALVTFFNVEFTKSHKRLGFSTAPEAPYTHWKQTVFYFDEYMTVKKGEEIVGTFGMRQNARNNRDLDFELEISFKGELCQVQEKNHYRMR